From the Paraburkholderia sp. PREW-6R genome, one window contains:
- a CDS encoding adenosylcobinamide-GDP ribazoletransferase, with translation MNPLAELRYFFTALGYFTRVPVPGWVGFQPHYLNAAARYFPLVGVLIGALSALVYLGALHVFPASVAVLLSMATSLLVTGAFHEDGLADCVDAFGGAYTQEDALRIMRDSRIGAFGAIALIVALALKWQTLTALPPMRAAALMVAAHAASRAVAISYLVTLDYVRAEGKAKPVARRLSVLAWLIAALSGLPWLFWPDGFGAPAWRFGGAMLAVLLVLRVAMGRYFVRRIGGYTGDCLGFAQQIFETAIYLVGLAWISY, from the coding sequence ATGAATCCGCTCGCGGAGCTGCGTTACTTCTTCACCGCGCTCGGTTATTTCACACGGGTGCCCGTGCCGGGATGGGTGGGATTTCAGCCGCATTATCTGAATGCAGCGGCGCGCTATTTTCCGCTCGTCGGCGTATTGATCGGTGCATTGAGCGCGCTCGTCTATCTTGGTGCGCTGCATGTCTTTCCGGCGAGCGTGGCGGTGCTGCTGTCAATGGCGACGTCGTTGCTGGTTACCGGCGCGTTTCACGAAGACGGTCTCGCCGATTGCGTCGATGCGTTCGGTGGCGCCTATACGCAGGAGGATGCGCTGCGGATCATGCGTGATTCACGCATCGGCGCTTTCGGCGCTATCGCGCTGATCGTTGCACTGGCGTTGAAATGGCAGACGCTGACCGCATTGCCGCCGATGCGCGCCGCCGCCTTGATGGTCGCGGCGCACGCAGCGAGCCGTGCGGTCGCGATCAGCTATCTGGTCACGCTCGATTATGTCCGCGCGGAAGGAAAGGCCAAACCGGTTGCGCGGCGTTTGAGTGTTCTCGCGTGGCTCATTGCCGCCTTGTCCGGTCTGCCGTGGCTGTTCTGGCCTGACGGATTCGGCGCGCCGGCGTGGCGCTTCGGCGGTGCAATGCTTGCTGTCCTGCTCGTGCTGCGTGTCGCGATGGGCCGCTATTTTGTCAGACGCATTGGCGGTTATACGGGAGACTGTCTCGGCTTCGCGCAGCAGATTTTCGAAACGGCCATCTATCTGGTGGGGCTTGCATGGATATCGTATTGA
- the cobC gene encoding alpha-ribazole phosphatase has translation MDIVLIRHPAVALDAGVCYGHSDVALAEDAEISSTTLALRLATLQIPAPRVVLSSPLKRCSALASELAADFGCALSHDDCLKEMNFGDWEAQRWDAIDRELLDDWASNFEHARAHGGESVAQFAARVRVWLDAFVQTRELSPAYVVTHAGVMRVIASLVLEVPLERCLRWSLETGCVVWLRRDDATQQWSLVRWNA, from the coding sequence ATGGATATCGTATTGATTCGTCATCCGGCCGTCGCGCTCGATGCGGGCGTGTGCTATGGCCACAGTGATGTCGCACTTGCAGAGGATGCCGAAATATCGTCGACGACACTTGCGTTGAGGCTCGCGACCCTGCAGATACCCGCGCCGCGCGTGGTGCTGTCGAGTCCGCTGAAGCGCTGTTCGGCGCTGGCTTCCGAGTTGGCGGCCGATTTTGGCTGCGCGCTCAGCCACGACGATTGTCTGAAGGAAATGAACTTCGGCGATTGGGAAGCGCAGCGCTGGGATGCAATCGACCGCGAGTTGCTCGACGACTGGGCGTCGAATTTCGAACACGCGCGCGCACACGGCGGTGAAAGCGTCGCGCAATTCGCCGCGCGCGTCAGGGTGTGGCTCGACGCGTTCGTGCAGACACGCGAGTTGTCGCCGGCTTATGTGGTCACGCACGCGGGAGTGATGCGGGTGATTGCGTCGCTGGTGCTGGAGGTGCCGCTGGAGCGCTGTCTGCGCTGGTCGCTGGAAACGGGATGCGTGGTCTGGCTGCGTCGGGACGACGCGACGCAGCAGTGGTCGCTGGTCAGGTGGAACGCATGA
- a CDS encoding cobalamin-binding protein, which produces MIRPTSRFPFARSSSHLWSALSAATLFAISLPACAAITVTDDTGAAVTLAAPAQRVISLAPHVTELLYAAGGGTKIVGAVSYSDYPPAAQQLPRVGDNKALDLERIVALKPDLIVVWRHGNAQRELERLRELHVPLYFSEPHRLDDVAVSLTKLGELLGTSQIADAAAASFRRDIAQLRASYASRPPVSVFYQVWDRPLMTLNGEHMISDVIALCGGRNVFAGLKPLVPTVSTEAVLAANPEVIVTAAPGATKPDTSLPQLGTWRAWPGLKAVAENNLFAIDGDLINRPAPRIAQGAKALCEDLEVARTRQKTRD; this is translated from the coding sequence ATGATCCGACCGACGTCCCGCTTCCCGTTCGCCCGCTCGAGCTCGCACCTGTGGAGCGCCCTGAGTGCCGCCACGCTTTTCGCCATCTCGCTGCCCGCGTGCGCCGCCATCACCGTCACCGACGACACCGGCGCGGCCGTAACGCTTGCCGCACCGGCACAGCGCGTGATCAGCCTCGCGCCGCACGTGACCGAACTGCTCTACGCGGCGGGTGGCGGTACGAAAATCGTCGGCGCGGTGTCGTATAGCGACTACCCGCCTGCGGCGCAACAGTTGCCGCGCGTCGGCGATAACAAGGCGCTCGACCTCGAACGGATCGTGGCGCTGAAACCGGATCTGATCGTGGTGTGGCGGCATGGCAATGCGCAACGTGAGCTGGAACGTCTGCGCGAGCTGCATGTGCCGCTTTATTTCAGCGAGCCGCATCGTCTCGACGACGTCGCCGTGTCGTTGACGAAACTCGGCGAACTCCTTGGCACCTCGCAGATCGCCGACGCCGCTGCTGCGTCCTTCCGGCGGGACATCGCGCAACTGCGCGCAAGCTATGCAAGCCGGCCGCCGGTGAGCGTGTTCTATCAGGTATGGGATCGGCCGCTCATGACACTGAACGGCGAGCACATGATCAGCGACGTGATCGCGCTGTGCGGCGGCCGCAATGTGTTCGCCGGACTGAAACCGCTGGTACCCACGGTTTCGACCGAAGCGGTGCTCGCCGCCAATCCCGAGGTGATCGTGACCGCCGCCCCGGGTGCCACGAAGCCCGACACGAGCTTGCCGCAACTCGGCACGTGGCGTGCGTGGCCGGGTTTGAAAGCGGTAGCCGAGAACAACCTCTTTGCAATCGACGGCGATCTGATCAATCGCCCCGCGCCGCGGATCGCGCAGGGTGCGAAAGCGTTGTGTGAGGATCTGGAAGTGGCGCGCACAAGGCAGAAGACGCGCGACTAG
- the cobD gene encoding threonine-phosphate decarboxylase CobD: protein MADSHSPGFTCGAGTSEAAAALTIAAPVGAAIRHGGNLHEAAQLYRIPYEQWLDLSTGINPHGYPVPPVPADVWRRLPDEGDGFAACAARYYGAPDAAHVLPVAGSQAAIRALPACLPRARVGIATLTYGEYAPAFERAGHEVASLDMSSHALPESLTHGVVVNPNNPTAERQDAATLLHWHAQLSARGGTLIVDEAFADAMPSASGSLAAHTHRDGLIVLRSPGKFFGLAGVRSGFVLATPATLSALRGALGAWTVSGPARHAVKAAFADEAWQRDMRVRLDAESARLVALLGAHGFATRGTPLFAWTADARAAALHHALARRGIWTRLFEPSGSVRFGLPANAHEWTRFEDSLRDAVRDMDAPANSF from the coding sequence ATGGCTGATTCCCATTCGCCTGGTTTTACGTGCGGCGCCGGCACGAGCGAAGCGGCCGCCGCGCTGACCATCGCGGCCCCGGTCGGCGCCGCCATCAGGCACGGCGGCAATCTGCACGAAGCGGCGCAGCTTTACCGCATTCCGTACGAGCAATGGCTCGACCTGTCGACCGGCATCAATCCGCACGGCTATCCGGTTCCTCCCGTTCCCGCCGATGTCTGGCGCCGCCTGCCCGACGAAGGCGACGGTTTTGCCGCCTGCGCCGCGCGCTATTACGGCGCGCCGGACGCCGCGCACGTGCTGCCGGTCGCGGGCAGCCAGGCGGCGATTCGCGCGTTGCCGGCATGCCTGCCGCGCGCGCGGGTGGGAATCGCGACGCTGACTTACGGCGAATATGCGCCGGCGTTCGAGCGCGCCGGTCACGAGGTTGCATCGCTCGATATGTCGTCGCACGCGCTGCCCGAGTCGCTGACGCATGGGGTTGTCGTCAACCCGAACAACCCGACCGCCGAGCGACAGGACGCTGCCACGCTGTTGCACTGGCATGCGCAATTGAGCGCGCGAGGCGGCACGCTGATCGTCGACGAAGCGTTCGCCGATGCGATGCCGTCGGCGTCCGGATCGCTCGCTGCGCACACACATCGTGACGGCTTGATCGTGCTGCGCTCGCCGGGCAAATTCTTCGGCCTCGCGGGTGTGCGTTCTGGCTTCGTGCTCGCCACGCCGGCCACGCTGTCTGCGCTGCGCGGCGCACTCGGCGCATGGACGGTCAGCGGTCCCGCGCGCCACGCGGTCAAAGCCGCGTTTGCAGACGAAGCGTGGCAACGCGACATGCGCGTGCGACTCGACGCCGAAAGCGCGCGGCTGGTGGCGTTGCTCGGCGCGCACGGTTTCGCCACGCGCGGCACGCCGCTTTTCGCGTGGACCGCCGACGCGCGCGCCGCTGCTTTGCATCACGCATTGGCGCGTCGCGGTATCTGGACGCGCCTCTTCGAACCGTCGGGCAGTGTGCGCTTTGGCCTGCCGGCGAATGCTCACGAATGGACACGCTTCGAGGACAGTCTGCGTGACGCGGTTCGCGACATGGACGCGCCCGCGAATTCATTCTGA
- the cbiB gene encoding adenosylcobinamide-phosphate synthase CbiB — MLSLPLTVTLATAGVVVDRWFGEPRVAHPLVAFGKWAMRVEKRYNTGRRLRLKGMLAWTIAVLPPVLVAWALVAVLPFFTACMVHVLLLWFALGARSLRDHIAPIAEALAQHDLDQARMLTARIVSRETANADEAALSRAAVESALENGNDAVFGALFWFAIAGGPGALGFRLANTLDAMWGYRTPRYLRFGWAAARFDDVLNWIPARLTAASYALLGDTRTAWRCWREQAPRWDSPNAGPVMASGAGSLNVLIGGPAVYHGSVEYRPTLGFGHPARASHVTAALTLVERTVILWLALLIVLALLSVPFAR, encoded by the coding sequence ATGCTGTCGCTGCCGCTTACCGTCACGCTGGCGACCGCGGGCGTCGTGGTCGACCGCTGGTTTGGCGAGCCGCGTGTCGCGCATCCGCTGGTCGCTTTCGGCAAATGGGCGATGCGCGTCGAAAAACGCTACAACACGGGCCGGCGTCTCAGGCTCAAAGGCATGCTCGCGTGGACGATCGCGGTGCTGCCCCCGGTGCTGGTCGCGTGGGCGCTCGTCGCCGTGCTGCCGTTTTTCACGGCCTGCATGGTGCACGTTCTGTTGCTCTGGTTCGCGCTCGGGGCGCGCAGTCTGCGCGATCACATCGCGCCGATTGCCGAGGCGCTGGCGCAACACGATCTCGACCAGGCGCGAATGCTGACGGCGCGGATCGTCTCGCGCGAAACCGCGAATGCCGACGAAGCCGCACTGTCGCGCGCGGCCGTCGAATCGGCGCTCGAAAACGGCAACGACGCCGTATTCGGCGCGCTGTTCTGGTTTGCGATCGCGGGCGGTCCTGGCGCGCTCGGCTTCCGTCTCGCCAATACGCTCGACGCAATGTGGGGTTATCGCACGCCGCGCTATCTGCGTTTCGGCTGGGCGGCTGCGCGCTTTGACGACGTGCTGAACTGGATTCCCGCACGCCTTACCGCCGCGAGCTATGCGCTGCTCGGCGACACGCGCACTGCGTGGCGCTGCTGGCGCGAGCAGGCGCCGCGCTGGGACAGTCCGAACGCCGGACCGGTCATGGCGTCCGGCGCGGGCAGCCTGAACGTGCTGATCGGCGGCCCGGCGGTCTATCACGGCTCGGTCGAATACCGGCCCACCCTCGGCTTCGGCCATCCCGCCAGGGCCAGCCATGTCACGGCCGCGCTGACGCTCGTCGAGCGCACCGTCATTTTGTGGCTGGCCCTGCTGATCGTGCTGGCGTTGCTGAGCGTGCCCTTTGCGCGCTGA
- the cobU gene encoding bifunctional adenosylcobinamide kinase/adenosylcobinamide-phosphate guanylyltransferase, with translation MTSRDLTFVLGGARSGKSLHAEQLATDSALPVTYIATARASDDAEFSARIAHHRERRPAQWGLHEAGVNLAEAVARLDKPGHCLLIDCLTLWLANLLCPPDTVEAPQAGHHHAQFAALETALTHAQGKIIVVSNEIGLGVVPLGAATRLYVDELGRLNQRVAALSTQVTMMVAGLPLALKAADRA, from the coding sequence ATGACTTCCCGCGACCTCACCTTCGTTCTCGGCGGCGCCCGTTCGGGCAAAAGCCTGCACGCCGAACAGCTGGCGACCGATAGCGCGCTGCCCGTCACGTACATCGCCACCGCGCGCGCGAGCGACGACGCCGAGTTCAGCGCGCGCATCGCGCATCATCGCGAACGGCGCCCGGCGCAGTGGGGTCTGCACGAAGCGGGCGTCAATCTCGCGGAAGCCGTCGCGCGGCTGGACAAGCCCGGCCATTGTCTGCTGATCGACTGTCTCACGCTGTGGCTCGCCAATCTGCTTTGCCCGCCCGACACGGTCGAGGCGCCGCAAGCCGGCCACCATCACGCGCAGTTCGCCGCGCTCGAAACGGCGCTCACGCACGCGCAAGGCAAAATCATCGTAGTCAGCAACGAAATCGGCCTCGGCGTCGTGCCGCTCGGCGCGGCGACGCGTCTTTATGTCGACGAACTCGGCCGCCTCAATCAGCGCGTCGCCGCCCTCAGCACGCAGGTCACGATGATGGTCGCGGGCTTGCCGCTCGCGCTGAAAGCGGCGGACCGCGCATGA
- a CDS encoding cobyric acid synthase → MIQGTTSDAGKSTLVAGLCRLARRAGVRVAPFKPQNMALNSAVTVDGGEIGRAQALQAVAAGIDAHTDLNPVLLKPTSDRGAQVIIHGKARMNLDARAYHDYKPIAFEAVLESYARLQAAYDTIFVEGAGSPAEINLRDRDIANMGFAQAVDCPVVLVADIDRGGVFAHLTGTLACLSASEQARVRGFVINRFRGDLSLLKPGLDWLEAKTGKPVLGVVPYLHGLTLDAEDMLPPDLRAAGRADASRMLRVVVPVLPHISNHTDFDALRAHPQVDFQYVRSGMTPPPADLIILPGSKNVPGDLAFLRAQGWDALLQKHLRYGGRVIGICGGMQMLGREVADPHGVEGAPGTFAGLGWLDYSTVLTREKTLKNVAGRLSLPGAPEVAGYEIHMGETHGAALACPALRLDGAAEARPDGALSADGQILATYVHGLFDTPAACAALLAWAGLSDAEAIDYPALREASLERLADTLAAHLDLAKLYSAIA, encoded by the coding sequence ATGATTCAGGGCACCACGTCCGACGCCGGCAAGAGCACGCTCGTGGCCGGCCTGTGCCGTCTCGCGCGGCGCGCCGGCGTGCGGGTCGCGCCGTTCAAGCCGCAGAACATGGCGTTGAACAGCGCGGTCACGGTCGACGGCGGCGAGATCGGGCGTGCGCAGGCATTACAGGCGGTGGCCGCGGGGATCGACGCACACACCGACCTGAACCCGGTGCTGCTCAAACCGACGAGCGACCGCGGCGCGCAGGTGATCATCCACGGCAAGGCGCGCATGAATCTCGACGCGCGTGCTTACCACGACTACAAGCCGATTGCGTTCGAGGCCGTGCTGGAATCGTATGCGCGCTTGCAGGCGGCGTACGACACGATTTTCGTGGAAGGCGCGGGCAGTCCCGCCGAGATCAATCTGCGTGATCGCGACATTGCCAACATGGGATTTGCGCAAGCGGTGGACTGTCCGGTGGTGCTGGTTGCCGACATCGACCGCGGCGGCGTGTTCGCTCATCTGACCGGCACGCTCGCGTGTCTGTCGGCGAGCGAGCAGGCGCGCGTGCGCGGCTTCGTCATCAACCGTTTTCGCGGCGACCTCAGTCTGCTCAAGCCGGGGCTCGACTGGCTGGAAGCGAAAACCGGCAAGCCGGTGCTCGGCGTCGTCCCCTATCTGCATGGCCTCACGCTCGACGCCGAAGACATGCTGCCGCCCGATCTGCGCGCGGCGGGACGCGCCGACGCGAGCCGGATGCTGCGGGTGGTCGTGCCGGTGCTGCCGCACATCAGCAATCACACGGATTTCGACGCGCTGCGGGCGCATCCGCAAGTCGACTTCCAGTACGTGCGCAGCGGCATGACGCCGCCGCCCGCCGATCTGATCATCCTGCCGGGATCGAAAAACGTGCCGGGCGATCTGGCGTTTTTGCGCGCTCAGGGCTGGGATGCGTTGTTGCAGAAGCATTTGCGTTACGGCGGGCGGGTGATCGGCATTTGCGGCGGAATGCAGATGCTCGGACGCGAGGTGGCCGATCCGCACGGTGTGGAAGGCGCGCCGGGGACATTCGCCGGATTGGGGTGGCTCGATTATTCGACGGTGCTCACGCGCGAGAAGACGCTGAAAAACGTGGCGGGCCGCCTTTCGCTGCCGGGCGCGCCGGAGGTGGCCGGCTACGAGATCCACATGGGCGAGACGCACGGAGCGGCACTGGCGTGTCCCGCACTGCGACTCGACGGCGCAGCGGAGGCGCGGCCCGATGGTGCGCTGTCCGCCGATGGCCAGATTCTCGCCACGTATGTGCACGGCCTGTTCGACACGCCCGCGGCCTGTGCGGCGCTGCTCGCGTGGGCCGGTCTGAGCGACGCCGAGGCGATCGACTATCCGGCGCTGCGCGAAGCGTCGCTCGAGCGGCTGGCCGACACGCTCGCGGCGCATCTGGATCTGGCGAAGCTCTATTCGGCGATCGCTTGA